A part of Nitrospira sp. genomic DNA contains:
- a CDS encoding ATP citrate lyase, which translates to MSILANKDTRVVIQGGAAGVNAARRMAEFCYLIKRPLNVEAFVYPPDAGKSNEVPYGSGLIAIPVYKTIAEATKNHPTINTSLVYIGADRAMKGGMEALDDTHIKVVTMITEGVPEKDAKILGAHARKLGKVFNGPSSIGIVSAGSCRLGVIGGAFDNLVLSKLYREGSFGVITKSGGLSNEIIWICSQFADGITTAIGIGGDAYPGTDYVSYLEMFENDPQTKAVVIVGEMGGDLEERAAEWYGAKKRRVKLMAVVSGFCQESLPKGMKFGHAGAKEGLKGEGSARSKSDALKKSGAIVPPTFGALGPAIKDVYQELLKTGQVKEPVEPAALPKLPKSIEAAMKADEVMVTPLIRTTISDDRGDEPCYDGYPASELINKGYEIPHVVGLLWDKRLISKQEAEIIKRIMMLSADHGPCVSGALGTIIAACAGIGLSQSVAAGLIMIGPRFGGAVTDAGRFFKHAVDNKMTVDEFLTYMKKNHGPVPGIGHRVKSLRNPDKRVKELVGYVKSLPIKTPCLDFALQVEQVTAAKKDNLILNVDGTMAAVLVDIGFPVDSLNGFFILSRTIGLIGHWVDQKRQGSRLIRLFDYLVNYAAPKRREVPPLK; encoded by the coding sequence ATGAGCATTCTGGCCAATAAAGACACCCGGGTTGTGATTCAGGGGGGCGCCGCCGGTGTCAACGCAGCCCGCCGTATGGCGGAGTTCTGCTACCTGATCAAGCGCCCACTCAACGTCGAAGCGTTTGTCTATCCGCCTGACGCCGGCAAGTCCAATGAAGTGCCTTATGGCAGCGGCCTCATCGCCATCCCGGTCTATAAGACCATCGCCGAAGCGACGAAGAACCATCCGACCATCAACACCAGTCTTGTGTATATCGGAGCGGACCGCGCGATGAAGGGCGGGATGGAAGCCCTCGACGATACACACATCAAGGTCGTGACGATGATCACGGAGGGTGTGCCGGAGAAGGACGCCAAGATTCTTGGGGCCCATGCCAGAAAGCTTGGCAAGGTGTTTAACGGCCCCTCGTCGATCGGTATTGTGTCGGCCGGTTCCTGTCGGCTCGGTGTCATCGGTGGTGCGTTCGACAACCTCGTCTTATCAAAGCTCTATCGTGAAGGTTCCTTCGGCGTCATCACCAAGTCGGGCGGTCTCTCGAACGAAATTATCTGGATTTGCTCGCAGTTCGCCGATGGGATCACGACGGCCATCGGCATTGGCGGCGATGCCTATCCGGGCACTGACTACGTGAGCTATCTCGAAATGTTTGAGAACGATCCGCAAACGAAAGCGGTCGTCATTGTCGGCGAAATGGGCGGCGATCTTGAAGAGCGGGCCGCTGAGTGGTACGGCGCCAAGAAGCGGCGTGTGAAGTTGATGGCCGTCGTCTCCGGATTCTGCCAGGAAAGTTTGCCGAAGGGGATGAAATTCGGTCACGCGGGCGCGAAAGAGGGATTGAAGGGCGAAGGGTCGGCTCGGTCCAAGTCCGATGCCCTCAAAAAGTCCGGCGCGATCGTGCCGCCCACGTTTGGCGCGCTTGGTCCGGCGATCAAGGACGTCTATCAGGAGTTGTTGAAGACCGGCCAGGTGAAGGAACCGGTCGAGCCGGCGGCACTGCCGAAGTTGCCCAAGAGTATTGAAGCGGCCATGAAGGCCGACGAAGTCATGGTCACCCCACTGATTCGTACCACGATCAGCGACGATCGCGGAGACGAACCCTGCTATGACGGGTATCCCGCCTCCGAGCTCATCAATAAAGGCTACGAAATTCCCCATGTCGTCGGACTCTTGTGGGATAAGCGGTTGATCTCCAAGCAGGAAGCCGAAATTATCAAGCGCATCATGATGCTCTCTGCCGACCATGGCCCCTGTGTCAGCGGCGCATTGGGGACGATCATCGCGGCTTGCGCCGGGATTGGCCTGTCTCAGTCGGTGGCCGCGGGACTCATCATGATCGGCCCACGGTTCGGCGGGGCGGTCACCGATGCTGGACGGTTTTTCAAACATGCTGTCGACAATAAGATGACGGTCGACGAATTCCTGACCTACATGAAGAAGAACCATGGTCCGGTGCCCGGTATCGGCCATCGTGTGAAGAGCTTGCGCAATCCGGACAAGCGGGTGAAGGAGTTGGTCGGCTATGTGAAGAGCTTGCCCATCAAGACCCCGTGCCTCGATTTTGCATTGCAGGTCGAGCAGGTCACGGCGGCAAAGAAGGATAACCTCATTTTGAACGTAGATGGGACGATGGCGGCCGTGTTGGTCGATATCGGATTCCCGGTCGATAGTTTGAACGGCTTCTTCATCCTCTCGCGGACAATCGGCTTGATCGGCCATTGGGTTGATCAGAAACGTCAGGGCAGCCGCTTGATCCGGCTGTTCGATTATCTTGTGAACTACGCGGCACCCAAACGGCGGGAAGTTCCGCCGTTGAAATAA
- a CDS encoding NADP-dependent isocitrate dehydrogenase: protein MAQADKIIYTKTDEAPMLATYSFLPIINAFSKAAGVTVELRDISLAGRVLAVFPEYLTPEQKQHDALAELGELAKTPEANIIKLPNISASLPQLQETIKELQKQGYKLPEYPENPKDDKEKDVKARYDKVKGSAVNPVLREGNSDRRAPLSVKAHTRKHPHKMGAWSPDSKTHVSHMKSGDFRSNEKSITIPAATTAKIEFVGADGKITVLKEKVALQAGEVLDATFMSVKALRTFLEEQIQDAQQKGVLFSLHMKATMMKISDPKIFGHGVTVYYKDVFEKHGETFKKLGVDPDNGLGDVYVKIKSLPDEQRKAIEADIQAVYQKRPPMAMVNSDKGITNLHVPSDIIIDASMPPVIRDSGKMWGPDGKAADAKCVIPDSCYAPVYHEVVEFCKKNGAFDPKTMGTVPNVGLMAQAAEEYGSHDKTFKAPGNGTIRIVDAAGTTLHEHKVEAGDIWRACQVKDAPIQDWVKLAVTRARATGSPAVFWLNKDRAHDAELIKKVNAYLPKHDTNGLEIKIMSPADACRFSIQRMKESKDTISVTGNVLRDYLTDLFPILEIGTSAKMLSIVPLLNGGGLFETGAGGSAPKHVQQFQEEGYLRWDSLGEFLALAASLEHLAKVGNNPVAKILADTLDQANAQFLESNKSPARKVGEIDNRGSHFYLALYWAQALATQTADKRISDRFTKIAKDLSDNEKKIDGELLAAQGKPQDVGGYYHPDDAKAAKAMRPSATLNTIIDAIA from the coding sequence ATGGCACAAGCAGACAAAATAATTTACACGAAGACCGATGAAGCACCGATGCTGGCGACTTACTCGTTCTTACCGATCATCAACGCCTTTTCGAAGGCGGCGGGTGTGACGGTTGAATTGCGGGATATCTCGCTGGCGGGCCGCGTACTCGCCGTATTCCCAGAGTACTTGACGCCGGAACAGAAGCAACACGACGCATTGGCTGAATTGGGCGAGTTGGCCAAGACACCGGAAGCCAACATCATCAAGCTGCCGAACATCAGCGCCTCATTGCCGCAGTTGCAAGAGACCATCAAGGAATTGCAGAAGCAAGGATATAAGCTTCCTGAGTACCCTGAGAATCCGAAAGACGACAAGGAAAAGGACGTCAAGGCTCGTTACGACAAAGTCAAAGGCAGTGCTGTGAATCCAGTGTTGCGCGAAGGGAACTCGGATCGCCGAGCCCCGTTGTCCGTGAAAGCCCATACCAGAAAGCATCCGCATAAGATGGGCGCCTGGAGTCCTGATTCCAAGACCCACGTGTCCCACATGAAGAGTGGTGACTTCCGTTCGAACGAAAAGTCGATCACAATTCCAGCCGCGACCACGGCAAAGATCGAGTTCGTTGGCGCAGATGGGAAGATCACCGTTTTGAAGGAGAAAGTCGCCTTGCAGGCCGGTGAGGTGCTGGATGCGACCTTCATGAGCGTGAAGGCTCTCCGCACGTTCTTGGAAGAGCAGATCCAGGACGCCCAGCAGAAGGGAGTGCTGTTCTCGTTGCACATGAAGGCCACCATGATGAAGATCTCGGATCCGAAGATCTTCGGTCATGGCGTGACGGTCTATTACAAGGATGTCTTTGAAAAGCACGGCGAGACGTTCAAGAAGCTGGGTGTGGATCCGGACAACGGTCTCGGTGATGTCTATGTCAAGATCAAGTCTTTGCCGGACGAACAACGCAAGGCGATCGAAGCGGACATTCAAGCCGTCTATCAAAAGCGGCCGCCGATGGCGATGGTGAACAGCGACAAGGGCATCACCAATCTCCATGTTCCGAGCGACATCATCATCGACGCATCGATGCCTCCAGTCATTCGTGATAGCGGCAAGATGTGGGGGCCGGATGGCAAGGCGGCTGACGCCAAATGCGTCATTCCCGATTCTTGCTATGCGCCCGTTTATCATGAAGTGGTGGAGTTCTGTAAGAAGAACGGCGCGTTTGATCCGAAGACGATGGGCACCGTGCCCAACGTCGGTCTGATGGCGCAGGCGGCTGAGGAATATGGTTCGCACGACAAGACCTTCAAGGCGCCGGGCAACGGCACCATCCGCATCGTGGATGCGGCCGGCACCACGTTGCATGAACACAAGGTGGAAGCGGGGGACATCTGGCGCGCCTGTCAGGTGAAGGATGCCCCGATTCAGGACTGGGTGAAGCTGGCTGTGACCCGCGCCAGAGCGACCGGCTCGCCGGCGGTGTTCTGGTTGAATAAGGACCGTGCGCACGATGCCGAGCTGATCAAGAAAGTGAATGCGTATTTGCCAAAGCATGACACGAATGGTCTTGAGATCAAGATCATGTCACCGGCGGATGCCTGCCGCTTCTCAATTCAGCGGATGAAGGAAAGTAAGGATACGATTTCTGTCACCGGCAACGTACTCCGTGACTATCTCACGGATCTCTTTCCGATTCTCGAAATCGGGACCAGCGCCAAAATGCTCTCGATTGTTCCGTTGCTGAACGGCGGTGGTCTGTTCGAGACCGGCGCAGGTGGATCAGCGCCGAAGCACGTGCAGCAGTTCCAGGAAGAAGGCTATTTACGCTGGGATTCGCTCGGTGAGTTCCTTGCGCTTGCGGCCTCGCTGGAACATCTTGCGAAAGTGGGAAACAATCCGGTCGCCAAGATTCTGGCGGACACGCTGGATCAGGCCAATGCGCAGTTCCTGGAGAGCAACAAGTCGCCAGCTCGTAAGGTCGGCGAGATCGACAACCGTGGCAGTCACTTCTACTTGGCACTCTATTGGGCACAGGCCTTGGCCACGCAGACAGCGGATAAGCGGATATCCGATCGGTTTACCAAGATCGCAAAAGATCTGAGCGACAACGAAAAGAAGATCGACGGTGAGCTGTTGGCCGCGCAAGGTAAGCCGCAAGATGTCGGTGGGTACTATCATCCGGACGATGCTAAGGCTGCCAAAGCCATGCGTCCAAGCGCGACCTTGAACACGATCATCGACGCGATTGCCTAA
- a CDS encoding aconitate hydratase: MSMDLAKNLYAKMPSVFEKARKKFGRGLTLAEKILVAHADNFDTQNWERGKAMLALRPDRVAMQDATAQMAVLQFMQANKKKAAVPSTIHCDHLIRAEMGSQKDLMHALDENKEVYNFLASAAKKYGIGFWKPGAGIIHQVVLENYAFPGSLIIGTDSHTPNGGGLGGLAIGVGGADAGEVMAGLPWEVLHPKLIGVKLTGKLSGWASAKDVILYLCGLLTVKGGTNKIVEYFGPGAETISATGKGTICNMGAELGATTSVFPFDQKMVAYMNITDRADLSILATAQKNLLVADPEVYQSPEKYYDQIVEVDLSTLEPHVVGPHTPDLARPISKLKAEAQEKGYPVELKAALIGSCTNSSYEDISRSAHIAQQALKAGLKAKASFLVSPGSERIYHTMKRDGFLDTFEQLGGTVLSNSCGPCIGQWKRADGVKGKADSIVSSFNRNFPGRNDGISETLSFLASPEVVTAYAITGDLGFDPVNQTVKGADGKEFKLQPPVGEELPAKGFAKGEEGYVEPAADGSSLTVDIPPTSERLQLLQPFPKWDGKDFDKLPLLLKTKGKTTTDHISPAGPWLKFRGHLDKISDNMFLGANNTFSSEPGKGTNILTGEANLTMAQIARAYKAQGIGSIVVGDENYGEGSSREHAAMSPRFLNVRAVITKSFARIHETNLKKQGILALTFADPKDYDKIEMNDRLSVLDLNSLAPGKPVTVVVHKTSGDVKVQANHSMTAPQITWFKAGSALNALN, translated from the coding sequence ATGTCGATGGATCTCGCCAAAAACCTCTATGCCAAAATGCCGAGCGTCTTTGAGAAGGCTCGAAAGAAATTTGGCCGTGGCTTGACGCTGGCGGAGAAGATTCTTGTCGCGCATGCCGACAACTTCGACACTCAGAATTGGGAACGGGGCAAAGCCATGTTGGCCCTGCGGCCTGACCGGGTAGCCATGCAAGACGCGACGGCGCAGATGGCCGTCTTGCAGTTCATGCAGGCGAATAAGAAGAAAGCGGCGGTGCCCAGCACGATCCACTGCGACCATTTGATCCGTGCCGAAATGGGCTCGCAGAAGGATCTGATGCATGCATTGGACGAGAACAAGGAAGTCTATAACTTTCTCGCGTCCGCTGCCAAGAAGTACGGCATCGGTTTCTGGAAGCCGGGAGCCGGAATCATCCATCAAGTCGTGCTGGAAAACTATGCATTCCCTGGCTCTCTGATCATCGGAACCGACTCGCATACGCCGAACGGGGGTGGGTTGGGAGGATTGGCGATCGGTGTCGGCGGCGCAGATGCCGGCGAAGTCATGGCCGGCCTGCCGTGGGAGGTTCTTCATCCTAAATTGATCGGTGTGAAACTGACCGGCAAGTTGAGCGGATGGGCCTCGGCGAAAGACGTCATCCTCTATCTGTGCGGCCTGCTCACCGTGAAGGGCGGGACGAACAAGATCGTCGAGTACTTCGGTCCTGGCGCCGAAACGATCAGTGCTACAGGGAAGGGCACCATCTGTAATATGGGCGCCGAGCTCGGGGCGACGACGTCGGTATTCCCCTTCGACCAGAAGATGGTCGCCTACATGAATATTACGGATCGCGCGGATCTCTCGATTTTGGCGACGGCGCAGAAGAATCTACTCGTGGCCGACCCTGAAGTCTATCAGTCGCCGGAGAAGTACTACGATCAGATCGTGGAAGTCGATCTCTCAACGCTCGAGCCGCATGTGGTTGGACCGCATACACCGGACTTGGCCAGGCCGATTTCAAAGTTGAAAGCGGAAGCGCAAGAGAAGGGCTATCCGGTTGAGTTGAAGGCGGCGCTCATCGGCAGTTGTACCAATTCATCCTATGAAGACATCAGTCGGTCGGCTCATATTGCGCAACAGGCGTTGAAGGCTGGCTTGAAGGCGAAGGCCTCGTTTTTAGTCTCGCCTGGCTCCGAGCGTATTTATCACACCATGAAGCGTGATGGGTTCTTGGACACGTTCGAGCAACTGGGGGGCACCGTGCTGTCCAATTCTTGCGGCCCCTGCATCGGACAGTGGAAGCGTGCGGACGGGGTGAAGGGCAAGGCTGATTCAATTGTCAGCTCCTTCAACCGGAATTTTCCAGGTCGTAACGACGGGATCAGTGAAACGCTGTCGTTTCTCGCCAGTCCAGAGGTCGTGACCGCCTATGCCATCACCGGCGATTTGGGCTTCGATCCGGTCAATCAGACAGTCAAGGGCGCGGACGGCAAAGAATTCAAGTTGCAGCCGCCGGTGGGTGAAGAATTGCCGGCCAAGGGTTTTGCGAAGGGCGAAGAGGGGTATGTTGAGCCTGCTGCAGACGGGTCGAGCTTAACCGTCGACATTCCGCCGACCAGCGAGCGATTGCAGTTGTTGCAGCCGTTCCCTAAGTGGGACGGCAAGGATTTCGATAAGCTGCCACTCCTGCTCAAGACCAAGGGGAAGACCACGACCGATCACATCTCCCCGGCCGGTCCCTGGCTCAAGTTCCGCGGACATCTCGACAAGATCAGCGACAATATGTTTCTTGGAGCGAATAACACGTTTTCGTCAGAACCAGGGAAGGGGACGAACATCCTGACTGGCGAAGCCAATCTCACGATGGCACAAATTGCCAGAGCGTACAAAGCTCAAGGTATTGGGTCGATTGTCGTCGGCGATGAAAATTACGGTGAAGGCAGTAGCCGTGAGCATGCGGCCATGTCTCCACGGTTCTTGAACGTGCGAGCCGTCATCACCAAGAGTTTTGCGCGCATCCATGAAACCAATCTCAAGAAGCAGGGCATTCTGGCGCTGACATTCGCAGACCCGAAGGACTATGACAAGATTGAGATGAATGATCGACTGAGCGTACTCGATCTGAACAGTCTGGCTCCAGGCAAGCCAGTCACAGTGGTCGTGCATAAAACCAGCGGCGATGTGAAGGTTCAAGCCAATCACAGCATGACAGCACCACAAATCACTTGGTTTAAGGCCGGTTCAGCGTTGAACGCGCTGAACTAA
- a CDS encoding 4Fe-4S ferredoxin — protein MAQDDTNLIDQPEVMKPRMVTIEIAGKKVDVPEGITVVKAMWYAGIDVVRGVGCLGGFCGACATYYRTKDDPKVRTCLACQMAVQDGMSFTMMPSFPARKATYDIQALKDPKQDLFNLYPETPLCRNCNACTEACPQKIDVREGVWKAVFGDFKSVSEMFMDCVMCGMCTPVCIADIAPNLVALYVSRAQGAHFTKKPIGLDTRIKEIQDGQYQDAWNTILKMSEKELADHCATVK, from the coding sequence ATGGCTCAAGATGATACCAATCTGATCGATCAGCCCGAGGTGATGAAACCGCGGATGGTCACAATCGAGATCGCCGGCAAGAAGGTGGACGTGCCGGAAGGGATCACGGTTGTCAAGGCCATGTGGTATGCGGGGATTGATGTCGTCCGCGGCGTCGGTTGTCTCGGCGGTTTCTGTGGTGCCTGTGCGACCTACTACCGCACGAAAGATGATCCAAAGGTCCGAACCTGCCTGGCTTGTCAGATGGCAGTGCAGGACGGCATGTCTTTTACGATGATGCCATCGTTTCCGGCGCGCAAGGCCACCTACGACATTCAGGCACTCAAGGATCCTAAACAAGACCTGTTTAACCTGTATCCTGAAACGCCATTGTGTCGAAACTGCAATGCCTGCACCGAAGCCTGTCCGCAGAAGATCGATGTGCGTGAAGGAGTCTGGAAAGCCGTCTTTGGCGACTTCAAGAGTGTCTCCGAAATGTTTATGGATTGTGTGATGTGCGGCATGTGCACGCCGGTGTGCATTGCTGATATTGCACCGAATCTTGTCGCCCTGTACGTGAGCCGTGCACAGGGGGCACATTTTACCAAAAAGCCCATCGGGCTCGACACCCGCATCAAGGAAATTCAGGACGGGCAATACCAGGATGCATGGAATACGATTCTTAAAATGAGCGAGAAGGAACTGGCCGATCACTGTGCCACCGTAAAATAA